A genomic window from Cucumis melo cultivar AY chromosome 8, USDA_Cmelo_AY_1.0, whole genome shotgun sequence includes:
- the LOC103484810 gene encoding cytochrome P450 81Q32, whose product MEIYSLLYLFLSLISLLFAFNLRSSRRNLPPSPPSLPIIGHLHYLKIPLHRTLQKLSAKYGPVISLWFGSRLVVVVSSLPAVEECFTKNDIVLANRPRLLVGKHVGYNHTTMVASPYGDHWRNLRRIGAIEIFSASRLNKFAGTRKDEVERLLKKLSRNSMNGFSKVEMQSAIAELTFNISMRMAAGKRYFGEEVTDVEEARQSRELIKQIVSLGGVSNPGDFIPLMNWIPNGFRRKVSRLAKRMDGFLQGLIDEHRSNKCEERNTMIDHLLSLQESEPEYYGDQIIKGIILVLLLAGTDTSAVTIEWALAHLLNNLEVLKKAREELDTQIGEKRLVEESDILKLPYLQGIISETLRLNPAAPMLVPHLTSNDCTISGYKIPRDTIVLVNAWAIHREPNQWEEPTLFKPERHQKSESSSHHQIPKLIPFGIGRRACPGSGMAQRVVGLTLAALIQCYEWERIGEEKVDMAEGRGVTMPKLLPLEAMCKPRPIIHHIFN is encoded by the exons ATGGAAATCTACTCTCTGCTTTACctatttctctctcttatctctCTCCTCTTCGCTTTCAACCTCCGCAGCAGCCGCAGAAACTTACCGCCCAGTCCCCCGTCTCTCCCCATCATCGGCCACCTCCATTACCTCAAAATCCCCCTCCATCGAACTTTACAGAAACTCTCTGCAAAATACGGACCAGTAATCTCTCTCTGGTTTGGATCTCGCCTCGTTGTGGTCGTCTCGTCGTTGCCGGCAGTGGAGGAGTGCTTCACTAAGAACGACATCGTTTTAGCCAATCGTCCTCGGTTGCTAGTCGGCAAACACGTCGGCTACAACCACACTACGATGGTAGCGTCACCTTACGGAGACCACTGGCGGAACCTCCGCCGAATCGGAGCTATCGAGATCTTTTCAGCGTCTCGCCTCAATAAATTTGCAGGAACCCGGAAGGATGAAGTGGAACGGTTACTGAAGAAGCTATCTAGGAATTCGATGAATGGATTCTCGAAAGTAGAGATGCAATCGGCGATTGCGGAACTGACGTTTAACATATCGATGAGAATGGCGGCCGGAAAGAGGTATTTCGGTGAGGAAGTGACGGATGTGGAGGAAGCAAGACAGTCGAGAGAGCTGATTAAACAGATCGTCTCGCTGGGAGGAGTATCGAATCCGGGAGATTTCATTCCGTTGATGAATTGGATCCCGAATGGATTTAGGAGGAAGGTTTCGAGACTTGCGAAGAGGATGGACGGGTTTTTGCAGGGATTGATTGATGAACATCGGAGCAATAAGTGTGAAGAAAGGAACACAATGATCGATCATTTGCTATCTCTGCAGGAATCGGAGCCTGAGTACTATGGAGATCAAATAATCAAAGGAATTATTCTG GTGTTGCTACTAGCAGGAACAGACACATCAGCTGTTACAATTGAATGGGCTTTAGCTCACTTGCTCAACAATCTAGAGGTACTAAAAAAAGCTAGAGAAGAGCTAGACACTCAGATCGGAGAAAAACGACTGGTGGAAGAATCAGACATTCTCAAGTTACCATATCTTCAAGGAATCATCTCCGAGACTCTTCGATTGAACCCAGCTGCTCCAATGCTAGTGCCACATCTAACCTCCAATGATTGTACAATCAGTGGGTATAAAATACCACGCGACACGATTGTATTGGTTAATGCATGGGCTATCCACAGAGAACCCAATCAATGGGAAGAGCCCACACTATTCAAACCAGAAAGACACCAAAAGTCAGAATCCAGTAGCCATCATCAGATCCCAAAGTTGATTCCATTTGGAATCGGACGACGAGCTTGCCCCGGCTCGGGCATGGCTCAACGAGTGGTGGGGTTGACTCTGGCGGCTTTGATTCAATGCTACGAGTGGGAGAGGATTGGCGAAGAGAAAGTGGACATGGCGGAAGGAAGAGGCGTCACTATGCCCAAGCTGCTGCCATTGGAAGCTATGTGCAAACCTCGCCCTATCATCCACCACATTTTTAACTGA
- the LOC103484811 gene encoding probable receptor-like protein kinase At2g23200, which translates to MEIVSCSDLHTLFSHIFLCLLFSLHVQPYTSPNKYFVNCGSQTTVFNAGRTFIGDLNTTNTISFRFTPQNSDQVVDHSTESPSLYDSIRIFKDPSFYEFEVDQDAVHIVRLHFSPFNFSTDLSTSLFNVSASGFLLLRNFNSTNIRNNSSSIEEFFLSLNIGENFRIYFSPNSSSIAYVNAIEVFPVPPNFIPDKAKVITLAGAKGESKIFPSLVLHTIYRINVGGPEIPLNNDGLWRKWEQEQDNAYLLNPSSAKNSIPHLIKLKYLNEDDHYFAPELVYQTAKELNLNSSSSLNLINMTWHFPSRKRTLHFLRLHFYDLIGKTFHGYLYFNLSIGNRFSQKTGSSDMVNHPFHLDFLVNCGENGFISVSVSPLGRLETGQSTAYLNGVEIMEAMDEHSRDPVVKETKNKHVGVFVGLAIGIFGLICILGFGIFFGLKWSKPKSEKASQTHTKWSPLPVFGGGSTHSKFTKRTSSNSPIPNLNLGLKFSLAEIKTATNNFNKKFLVGEGGFGKVYKGVMRNGMRVAVKRSQPGAGQGISEFEREITILSRIRHRHLVSFIGYCNEGLEMILVYEFLEKGTLREHLYNSNFPPLSWKKRLEICIGAAKGLHYLHKGLSSGIIHRDVKSTNILLDENLVAKVSDFGLSTASSLDETHVSTDIKGTIGYLDPEYFRTRQLTQKSDVYSFGVVLLEVLCARLALNPTLPNEQINLAEWGLKCKKMELLEEIIDPKLKGQIDPNSLRKFSDTIEKCLQDDGENRPTMGDVVWDLEYALQLQQNVHHRMPHEDSETNANGSSSTYIQKIPSIGSSILREDKQDMSQDLDIHLTASQVFSQMNAGEGR; encoded by the coding sequence ATGGAAATCGTTTCGTGCTCTGATCTCCATACCCTTTTCTCTCACATTTTCCTCtgtcttctcttctctcttcatgttcagCCATATACTTCCCCAAATAAGTATTTTGTCAACTGTGGATCACAGACCACTGTTTTTAATGCTGGCCGGACCTTCATCGGCGACTTGAATACCACCAATACTATCAGTTTCAGATTCACCCCACAGAATTCCGACCAAGTCGTCGATCATTCCACCGAGTCTCCATCTCTGTACGATTCCATAAGGATTTTCAAGGACCCATCGTTTTACGAGTTCGAAGTCGACCAAGATGCTGTTCATATTGTACGTCTTCATTTCTCCCCTTTCAATTTCTCTACTGATTTATCCACATCCCTTTTCAACGTTTCTGCTTCTGGGTTTCTCCTTCTACGAAACTTTAACTCCACTAATATCCGTAACAATTCTTCCTCCATTGAGGAATTCTTCTTGAGCTTAAACATAGGGGAAAATTTTCGGATCTATTTTTCACCAAATTCTTCTTCGATTGCTTATGTAAATGCCATTGAAGTGTTCCCCGTCCCACCGAACTTCATTCCAGATAAAGCTAAAGTGATTACCCTCGCCGGAGCAAAAGGTGAGTCCAAAATTTTCCCATCTCTAGTTTTACATACAATTTACCGAATCAATGTGGGAGGTCCTGAAATTCCCCTCAACAATGACGGACTGTGGAGGAAATGGGAACAAGAACAGGACAACGCTTATCTATTGAATCCGAGCTCTGCAAAGAACAGCATTCCTCATCTCATAAAGCTCAAATACTTGAATGAAGATGACCATTATTTTGCGCCTGAACTCGTATACCAAACGGCCAAAGAACTGAACTTAAATTCGAGCTCCTCTCTTAACTTGATCAATATGACATGGCATTTTCCTTCAAGAAAACGTACTCTCCATTTTCTCCGACTTCATTTCTATGATCTAATTGGTAAAACATTTCATGGTTATCTTTACTTCAATTTGTCTATTGGCAATAGGTTTAGTCAAAAAACTGGCTCTTCTGATATGGTTAATCATCCATTTCATTTAGATTTCTTGGTGAATTGTGGTGAAAATGGGTTCATTAGTGTCAGTGTTAGTCCTCTGGGTCGACTAGAGACAGGACAGTCCACTGCTTATTTGAATGGGGTTGAGATTATGGAAGCCATGGATGAACATAGCAGAGATCCTGTCGTCAAGGAAACGAAAAACAAACATGTGGGTGTTTTTGTAGGTTTGGCCATTGGGATTTTTGGTTTGATCTGTATTTTAGGCTTTGGGATCTTTTTTGGTCTGAAATGGAGTAAACCAAAATCAGAGAAAGCTTCACAAACGCACACAAAATGGTCCCCATTGCCTGTATTTGGAGGTGGAAGTACTCACAGCAAGTTTACTAAGAGAACCTCAAGCAACTCCCCCATCCCCAACTTGAATCTTGGGTTGAAGTTTTCTCTTGCCGAAATCAAAACTGCCACCAACAATTTCAACAAGAAATTCCTTGTTGGTGAGGGTGGTTTTGGGAAAGTCTATAAGGGAGTTATGAGAAATGGCATGAGAGTAGCTGTCAAGAGAAGCCAGCCAGGGGCTGGACAAGGTATCTCCGAGTTCGAGAGAGAAATCACAATACTGTCGCGAATTCGACATCGGCATCTTGTTTCTTTTATTGGGTACTGCAATGAAGGACTTGAGATGATTTTGGTTTATGAATTCTTGGAAAAGGGAACTCTAAGGGAGCATCTTTACAACTCAAACTTTCCTCCCTTGTCTTGGAAGAAAAGGCTAGAAATTTGCATTGGTGCAGCTAAAGGCTTGCATTACCTACATAAAGGCTTATCCAGTGGAATCATTCACCGTGATGTGAAATCAACTAACATTTTGCTTGATGAGAACCTTGTTGCTAAAGTATCTGATTTTGGCCTTTCAACAGCAAGTTCCTTGGATGAAACTCATGTAAGCACAGATATTAAAGGGACAATTGGGTATCTCGATCCCGAGTATTTCCGAACACGACAATTGACACAGAAATCTGACGTTTACTCATTTGGGGTAGTTCTTCTCGAGGTTTTGTGTGCGAGActagctttgaatccaacacttccAAATGAGCAAATAAATCTAGCAGAATGGGGATTGAAGTGCAAGAAAATGGAGTTGCTTGAAGAGATCATCGACCCAAAATTAAAGGGTCAGATCGATCCTAATTCCTTGAGAAAGTTCAGTGACACAATAGAAAAATGCTTACAAGACGATGGTGAAAATAGACCAACAATGGGGGATGTGGTGTGGGATTTGGAGTATGCGTTGCAACTTCAACAAAATGTTCATCATAGAATGCCGCATGAAGATAGTGAAACCAATGCCAACGGGAGCTCTTCAACGTACATTCAAAAAATTCCTTCAATTGGTTCTTCCATTTTAAGAGAAGATAAGCAAGATATGAGTCAAGATCTAGACATTCATTTAACTGCTAGTCAAGTTTTTTCTCAAATGAATGCAGGGGAGGGCagatga
- the LOC103484812 gene encoding cytochrome P450 81Q32-like, with translation MDLDTYVLYSSLSLFFLLLAFKFISRSLRLRNNLPPSPPSFPVIGHLHLLKKPPHRTFLNLSAKYGPVMSLRLGSKLAVVLSSSAAVEECFTKNDVVLANRPRLLIGKYIGYNYTTMVAAPYGDHWRNLRRIGAIEIFSISRINKFTDIRRDEVMRIVRKLSHNSIHQFSKVEIQSAMSELTFNITMRMAAGKRYYGEDVTNEEEARRFRALIKEIVAVGGVSNPGDFLPVLNWMSKGIERKLIQLGKKVDAFLQGLIDDHRNTKEEGRNTMIDHLLSLQQSEPDHYNDQIIKGFILVLLTAGSDTSAVTMEWALCHLLNNPQVLKMARDELDTQIGQERLVEESDIPKLPYLQRIIYETLRLNPAAPMLVPHYASNDCKICGYDVPRNTMVLINAWAIHRDSNEWEDHMSFKPERYEKSKAMEVHKFLPFGVGRRACPGSAMAHRVMGLTLATLIQCFEWKKIGEEDIDMRELSGALMTKMVPLEAMCKTRPIINNILY, from the exons ATGGATTTAGACACTTACGTCCTCtattcttctctctctcttttctttcttcttcttgcttTCAAATTCATCTCTCGATCTCTTCGACTTCGCAATAACTTACCGCCAAGTCCACCCTCTTTTCCGGTCATCGGTCATCTTCATCTCTTGAAAAAGCCACCTCACCGAACTTTCCTGAACCTCTCTGCCAAATATGGCCCTGTTATGTCTCTCCGCCTTGGATCCAAGCTTGCAGTCGTTTTATCCTCCTCGGCGGCGGTGGAGGAGTGCTTCACTAAAAACGACGTTGTTCTCGCCAACCGTCCTCGTTTGCTCATTGGAAAATACATCGGCTATAACTATACTACCATGGTTGCCGCTCCATACGGCGACCATTGGCGGAACCTTCGTCGAATTGGCGCCATTGAGATCTTCTCTATATCTCGAATCAACAAATTCACGGATATCCGAAGGGATGAAGTGATGCGAATTGTGCGAAAACTGTCACATAATTCGATCCATCAATTCTCGAAAGTAGAAATTCAATCGGCGATGTCGGAGCTGACTTTCAACATCACGATGAGAATGGCGGCTGGTAAAAGGTATTACGGGGAGGACGTGACGAATGAGGAAGAGGCGAGGAGGTTTAGAGCGTTGATTAAAGAGATTGTGGCGGTAGGAGGAGTATCAAACCCAGGGGATTTCTTACCTGTATTGAATTGGATGTCGAAGGGTATCGAGAGGAAATTAATACAGTTGGGGAAGAAAGTGGATGCGTTCTTGCAAGGGCTAATCGATGACCATCGTAATACGAAGGAAGAAGGAAGGAATACGATGATCGATCACTTGCTTTCTCTCCAACAATCGGAACCCGATCACTACAACGATCAAATAATCAAAGGATTTATATTG GTATTACTCACCGCGGGATCCGACACATCAGCAGTGACAATGGAATGGGCCTTGTGTCATCTCCTAAACAATCCTCAAGTGTTAAAAATGGCAAGAGACGAGTTAGACACTCAAATTGGACAAGAAAGACTCGTGGAGGAATCAGACATTCCTAAACTACCTTATCTTCAAAGAATCATCTATGAGACTCTTCGGTTGAATCCTGCAGCACCCATGTTAGTTCCCCATTATGCATCCAATGACTGCAAAATATGTGGATACGATGTGCCACGCAACACGATGGTACTAATCAATGCTTGGGCCATACATAGGGATTCAAACGAATGGGAGGATCACATGAGTTTCAAACCAGAGCGCTACGAAAAGTCAAAAGCCATGGAAGTACACAAGTTTTTGCCTTTTGGAGTAGGAAGGCGAGCTTGTCCTGGTTCTGCCATGGCACATAGAGTGATGGGTCTTACTTTGGCAACTTTGATTCAGTGTTTTGAGTGGAAGAAAATTGGAGAAGAAGACATTGACATGAGGGAGTTGTCCGGTGCCCTAATGACCAAGATGGTGCCATTGGAGGCCATGTGCAAAACTCGACCCATCATTAACAACATTCTTTACTAG